The genomic window ATAGATAACTGACTCTTTCATAATGTCACTCCTAAGAATTCGTTTAATACTGTCTTGATCTAATTTTAACCCAGATAGAATAGCTGTGGATGCACTGATATCACTTTGCCTTTGTTGATTAGGCATACTATCAATAATAGCAGCAATTTGGGTTAACGTTTCTCTGGGGTTATCGGTACAAGTTAGTACAGCAAAGGGTAATAAACCTGAGTTATTCAGAAAACTATCCGTGTTTTCTTCCCACAGACGAATAACATTAAATTGATGACGTAAATTAGTTAATTCAAAAGTATTTTGATACACTAATTCTGAATTACTCGGTTTCAAATAAATCACCACTTGATACATTTCTTTGTTAGGATAGCGACGATAAACCCGTAAACGATAGTCAGTCATCCTAAAAGGTATGTCTTCATCAGGTGAGGTTTGAAACTCAATATGTAAGACAATATCATCTGATTGCAAAAAGATTAAAGAATCTGCTCTAATAGGATTTAAAGATAGTTCTGTAGGTTTTAATTCCGTAAGTTCGATGGGTTCATTTAATAACCAGTTAGCAAAGTCACGGCTAAATCTTTCTGCTAGAAACTTACAAACGTTATCATACATCAGCAATAAGAATAAGTTGACAAGATTAGACCATAATATAGCGTTTCTAAATGAGTCGTGAATAAAAAAAGCTCTGTTTAGGTAAAATTAAAAGAGTAATTTCAAAAAGAAACAAACTCATGATAATAGACAATAAGGAGAAAATTGAGCTAATTAAAGAGTTTCTTGAAAATTCATCAAACGGGAGAGAGACTCAAAGAGCTTTAGCGGTAAAGTTAGTGCTAGAAGGCTATCGTTATGAAAGAGTCTCAGAAATTTTATCTGTGTCACTAGGATTTATTAGTAAATGGGTTAATGCTTTTAATTTTGGGGGTATAAATGGTTTAAAATAAGGATACAAAGGAAGTAAAAGTTACTTAACAAATCAAGAACGTACCGAGATAATTGAGTGGCTAATTGAACAAAAAACCTGGGATATTTCTGAACTAGAAGTTTATCTAATTGAGAAATATGATGTGGTTTATCAATCTCTTCAAAGTTATTATAAGATTTTAAAAGAGGCGAAAATTTCTTGGCAAAAGGGGCAACAAATTAATCCTAGATATCATGAAGAAGTCACTCAAAAAAAAACCAAGAAATAGCGCAAATTCTGGAAAATAGACGAGAGGAAATAGATTCAGGAAAGCTGATAGTGTATATAGTTGATGAATGTCATCTTCACTGGGAGGATATTTGCGGATATCTATGGAACTTAATAAAAGAACCCTTAAAAATTCCTCTTTTAAATCCTAAAGAAAGACAGACATATTATGGGGCATTAAATTTATTAACTCAAGAATTTATTTTGCTTCCTTATCAAAAAGGAAATGGAAAAAACACGGTAGATTTTGTCCAACAATTACAGAAAAAAAATCCCGAAGCTAAAACCTTATGGATTTGGGATGGAGCCAGTTATCATAGAGGAAAAGAAATGCAAAAGTTTTTAGCTAGAGAAAATCAAGATTTGTCACCAGAAGAATGGCGAGTAACCTGTTGTCTTTTTGCTCCTTATTCCCCTCAAGAAAATCCCGTAGAAGCAATTTGGTTACAACTCAAAACTTTACTGAGAAGATTTTATAGATTTGGGAAAAATTTTAAAATTGTTAAACGTCTTTTTCAACTTTTTGTTGAGTTGAAACTATTCAATCTTCCTAATTTTAAAAACTACGAGGCTTTTTCACGATTCAGTTAGACTAGCTATACAACCAGGAATACTTGGACATTCAACAATCCACATATTATCTTCATCCTGTTCAACAATTACATTAAATTTCATTTTGTTTAGCTGAATTTTGAAAATTTCTTTTAGTGTAACATAAATTCTTAAGGGCATAATCATATTATGCCCCTACGATAATTATAATGTTTTGTAGGGTTTTAACACTGTTAAACCCAGTCTATTAAGATTACTATTCAGTTTTATTCCTCTGTATTCAAAGATGAATTAAGTTGCTCAATTTCTTGTAAACTTAATCCTATTAATTTAGCAATCTCCTCCATATTCATGTTATTTCTGAGCATATTTAAAGCAATATTCCTCGTAGCTTCTTGTTTACCTTTTATCTCTCCTCTTTGTTCTCCTCTTTTTTCGCCTTGAATTTCCCCTTCATGGAAAATTTCTTGATACATCACTGATTCTTTCATGATATCGCTCCTAAGAATTCGTTTAATACTGTCTTGATCTAATTTTAACCCAGATAAAATGGCTGTGGATGCACTAATATCACTTTGCTGTTGTTTATTGGGCATACTATCAATAATAGCAGCAATTTGGGTTAAGGTTTCTCTAGGGTTATCGGTACGAGTAAGTACAGCAAACGGTAATAAACCTGAGTTATTCAGAAAACTATCTGTTGTTTGTTCCCAAAGACGAATAACATTAAATTGATGACGTAAATTAGTT from Crocosphaera subtropica ATCC 51142 includes these protein-coding regions:
- a CDS encoding Rpn family recombination-promoting nuclease/putative transposase, yielding MYQVVIYLKPSNSELVNQNTFELTNLRHQFNVIRLWEQTTDSFLNNSGLLPFAVLTRTDNPRETLTQIAAIIDSMPNKQQQSDISASTAILSGLKLDQDSIKRILRSDIMKESVMYQEIFHEGEIQGEKRGEQRGEIKGKQEATRNIALNMLRNNMNMEEIAKLIGLSLQEIEQLNSSLNTEE
- a CDS encoding Rpn family recombination-promoting nuclease/putative transposase — translated: MYDNVCKFLAERFSRDFANWLLNEPIELTELKPTELSLNPIRADSLIFLQSDDIVLHIEFQTSPDEDIPFRMTDYRLRVYRRYPNKEMYQVVIYLKPSNSELVYQNTFELTNLRHQFNVIRLWEENTDSFLNNSGLLPFAVLTCTDNPRETLTQIAAIIDSMPNQQRQSDISASTAILSGLKLDQDSIKRILRSDIMKESVIYQEIFHEGEVKGQKQAIKNIALNMLRNHMNLEVISQLTGLNLQEIEQLNLSLNTEE